ACCTCCTCGAGCACCTTGTCACCCATCCGAACCGGCGAGTGGACTCCTGCATAGAGAACTCCACGCATGTCCCGACCGACGATGACCGGCACGGCAACAATGGAGTGCAGCCCCTCGTCCCGAACGGGACGGTCGTACTCGTGGGAAATGGATTTGGCACGCGCGTAGTCGGAGACACCGACCGGGCGGCGGGTCGCCATCACCCTGCCGCCAACACCCTGACCAGAGTCAATGGTGAGGTTGTTGAGCGCTGGGGTCCGCAGCCCCACCCACTGGTTGATCACCATGCGCCCGTCCGGCTGGCACGACCCGAACATCGTGACGGGAATCCCCGTCGAGTTCTTCAGTGACGACAGTGCTGATCGGATGGCGTCGTCATCATCCCGGTGACGCTGCTGCTCCACGGCGCACCTTTCTGTTGTGATCGAATGTCACCCCCGATCAGGTCACACCCGAGTGCGGGGGAACACGGGGTTTACAGACTTCGAGTATAGAAAGGTCTGAGTCTTCCCCCAAAACCTGCTGGTCCGGGCCCCCTCCCCCGCACCGGGGTTGTTCCCCCACCCCCGGGAAACAAAAGCCGAACACCCCCGTTTTCCTACCTACTCTGCGGCTAGCCGAAGGATCCGTTCAAGACCATCGTCGACGGTCTTATCCGCACTCTCCACGAGCTTCTTGGCGATCTTCCCGCCCAACAGCGGGATCCCGACCTCGGCGATGATCTCGGCATTGACGGTGGCTGATGACTCGCCCGCCCGGGTGTAGGCCATCACCACCGTCATCGTCCCCATCCCTTTGGGCAACGGAGTGACTGTCGTGGACGTGAAACCGTCATCCTCAATCGCCGTGATGTCCGAGGTCTGTTCCATACTGAAACCTGCGCTGCCGTCGTCCTTTTCACGGGCCGCGACCACACGGGCATACACCGACCCGTCCGCGTTGACTTCTCTCTCCGCTTCCGTCACCACAAGTTTCGACGTAGAGGCATTGTCCACAGTGAGGAGATAGGTCTCCGATGAGGCGATCTCGTGGACTTTATCCAGAGGGAGATCAATCGTCCTGGTGAGTTCGGCACTTTTGGACATCTCAGCGGTGCCTCCACTCGGGCTTGCGCTTTTCGACGAAGGCGCTCATCCCCTCCTTCTGATCCTCGGTGGCAAACAAGCCCCAGAAGGCCTCGCGTTCCTGACGCAGCCCTTCGAGTAGCGGCGTGTTCAGCGCGGCATCCACCGCCTCCGTTGCCGCAGCCAGGGCAACCGCTGACTGCGCCGCCACCGAATCGGCAATGGTGGCGACCTCATCGAGGAACCCGTCGGCCGCGAGCACGCGAGACACAAGGCCGGAGCGTTCAGCTTCCTCTGCACCCATCATCCGGCCCGTGAGGATCAGGTCCATGGCCTTGTACTTTCCGACGGCGCGGGTGAGCCGCTGGGTGCCACCCATCCCTGGAATAACACCCAGTGTGATCTCCGGTTGCCCGAATTTTGCCTTCTCACTGGCCAGGATGATGTCACCCATCATCGCCAGCTCGCATCCACCGCCGAGCGCAAACCCGGACACCGCGGTGATGATCGGCGTCTGCACCGTAGTGACACGCTCCCACATGGCGTAGAAGCGCTTCAGCTTGATATCCGGCCACGTCTGGTCCTTCATCTGCGTGATGTCGGCCCCGGCTGCGAACGCCTTCTCGGAACCGGTGATGACAATCGCGCGGATCGACGGGTCAGCGTCGAACTCCTCGAGGGCACCGACGACTTCTTCCATGACCGTCTGATTCAACGCGTTGAGCGCTTTGGGACGGTTGAGCGTGATGGTCGCGACTGCCCCGTCAACTCCCCCGATACTCGTGATGATGGTTTCAGCGTCCTGCCCTGTGTGTTCAGTCATACCTCGATTGTGTCACAGGATCCTCCCCCGCAAGCGTGCTCCACACCGATCCCCGTGGCGAGGTGGGGCAACATTGTGTAAACTGGCCGCAGAATGCAGACAGACCGATCGGTCTGTTGGACTGAGGGAAACGAAAGGACCATTGACCAGCATGGCTAAGATCTACGAGAACATCACTGACCTGATCGGCAACACCCCTCTGGTGAAGCTGAGCAAGCTGACCGAGGGGCTCCCCGGCACTGTCGCGGTGAAGCTCGAATCCGCCAACCCCGGCAATTCCGTCAAGGACCGTATCGGTGTGGCGATCATCGAAGCGGCGGAGAAGGACGGTTCCCTCAAGCCCGGCGGGACGATCGTCGAGGCCACGTCCGGCAACACCGGCATCGCGCTGGCCACCGTCGGCGCGGCGCGCGGCTACAAGGTCATCCTGACGATGCCGGAGTCCATGTCCCTGGAGCGGCGCATCATGCTCCGGGCCCTGGGCGCCGAGCTGGTCCTCACACCCCCGCCCGCCGGTATGCAGGGCGCCGTGGACAAGGCCAACGAGATCGTCGAGTCCACCGAGAACGCGGTCCTGGCCCGCCAGTTCGCCAACCCGGCTAACCCCGAGGTGCACTACAAGACGACCGGCCCGGAGATCTGGGAGGACACCGACGGCAAGGTCGACGTCTTCATCGCCGGCGTCGGCACCGGCGGAACGATCTCGGGCGCCGGAAAATACCTCAAGGAGCAGAACGAGAACGTCCGCGTCGTCGGCGTCGAACCCAAGGACTCCCCCCTGCTCACCGAGGGGACCTTCGGCCCGCACAAGATCCAGGGCATCGGCACCAACTTCTTCCCGGACAACCTCAACAAGGACATCCTTGACGACGTCTACGACGCGACTATCGAGGACTCCGTCAAGTACGCCCGCGAACTCGCGGCCCAGGAAGGCATCCTGGTCGGCATCTCCACCGGCGCCAACATCTGGGCTGCCCTCGAAGAAGCAAAGAAGCCGGAGAACGAAGGCAAGTTGATTGTCGCGATCGTCGCCGACTTCGGTGAGCGCTACGTGTCCACCCTCCTGTTCGACGACCTGCGCGACTAAGCGTACGGTCCACCCGACCCTCACGGCCCCGGAGCACGGAAACGTCCGTATCATCAGGTGACATCCACCTGCACGGACGTGACCGAGCGCCGAGGCCGTTTTCCATGCAGAACCGCGACATACCTTAACGCCCGAGAAGAAGGAGGACTCCGCCGGTGAGTCTGCTGCGCACGATCAAGGAAGACCTGGACAACGCAAGGACACATGACCCTGCAGCCCGCGGGGACCTGGAGAATGCCCTGGTGTACTCCGGTCTCCACGCGATCTGGAGCCACCGGATCTCGCATCGCCTGTGGGTACGCGGCGCCAAGGGCCCCGCACGGATACTCAGCCAGTTCACTCGGTTCCTCACCGGTATCGAGATTCACCCGGGTGCCACGATCGGGCGGCGATTCTTCATCGACCACGGCATGGGCGTCGTCATCGGTGAGACCGCTGAGATCGGGGACGACGTGATGCTGTACCACGGCGTCACCCTCGGCGGCTCTGAACTGGTGCAGCGTAAGCGCCACCCCACGATCGGGGACGGGGTGATGGTCGGTGCGGGCGCCAAGGTCCTCGGCCCCATCACCATCGGAGCCCGCTCAGCCATCGGCGCCAATTCGGTGGTCACCAAGGATGCGCCGGCAGACTCCATCCTCATCGGAGCACCGGCGAAGGTCCGCCACCGTAAGGCTGAGGAGCGCACTCCGCTGGTCGACCCCGCCGGCTATGTCAACGACATGCAGAACAACATCTAGCGCACCAGGTCAGCGTACTCAGGGTTCTTGGCGATGAACCCCTCCACCGCCGAGCAACTCGGGAGAACCCCGAAGCCTTCGGCACGCGTCGCATCCAACGCCGCAGAGATCAACGGGCTCGACAGACCCCTGCCCCGGAAAGCCGGGTCGATGACAGTGTGGTTGAAGTCGCGCACCTGGCCGAGCTGGACGTAGGCTGCGTAGCCGGCGACGACATCACCGAGTTGCAGGACGTAACGACTGGCGTCGACGTCATGGGTCACGGAGATACTCTCTGTACTCATGGCAACAAGTGTAGGCCCTCCCGCAGAACACCAGGGTTATGTCGGTCTGGCCCCTCGACACCACCATAACCCTGGTGCCTCGGCCGACCAGGTGCGCACCGAAACACAGAATCCCCCCTCAGCACGGGAGTGCCGAGGGGGATGTTCACTGTGCCCAGACCAGGGATCGAACCAGGGACCTTACACTTTTCAGGCGTACGCTCTACCAACTGAGCTATCTGGGCAAGAAAGCCCGGAGGAGAACCTACGGACTATCCAGCGACCCTGACGAGACTTGAACTCGCGACCTCCGCCGTGACAGGGCGGCGCGCTAACCAACTGCGCCACAGGGCCATGCATCACCAGCGGTCTGACCGAAGCCGATCGCTGTGCACGATGGGTTACTGTACACAGCACCCCGGGAGTCAGACAAATGCAATGGTCAGCCGTCCACGGCGGACAGAATCTCTGCCAACAGTTCATCACTGCGCGCCTGCCCGCCAGGGTCCGAAGATCCCCCTGTCACCAGAATCTCCACAGCACCTGTCCTCTCCGCGAGCGCGGTGACAGCGGCGGTAACCTCGTCCGGACTGCCGTATACCGTCGCCGCGAGCCCTCGCGCGATGCGCTGACGCTGCTGAGCCGTCAGCTCGGCTTCATCCAACGCTGCAACAGGCCGCAAAGGCATGAACCGTCCCGTGCTCCTCGACAACACCTGCGCCCACACCTCGGGAAGGATGAGAGCCCGTGCCTCCTCACGGGTCTCCGCGACTGCGATCTGACACGACGCGACAGCGCCCTCCACGTATGCCGGCCGGGGACCACCGAGGATGATACCGAGCCCGAGCTGCCGAGCCATCTCAAGGGACCGCGACGAGCCCCCGGTCAACAGGAACAGGGAGGGAGGTTCATCAACGCTCGGCCGCAACGTTACCGACGTCTCTCCCCGCAGGTAGCTGACGACCTCGCTGAGGTCCGCAGCGAATCCTGCACGCGCTTCGCCTGCATCCTCCGACTGGCGGAGCGCCCGCCTGACTGCCGGGGTGAAGCCCGGGGACGAACCGAGTCCGATATCGACCCTGCGAGGAAACAGGGACTCCAGCACAGCGGCCTGCTCAGCCACGACTATCGGCGCATGGTCGGGCACCATGATCCCGGCGGTCCCCACACGAATCGTGTCCGTCGCCTGCCCCACCGCCGCGGTAAGAATGCCGGGTGCACTACCAGCGATACCGGGAACACCATGGTGCTCAGCGACGAGAAACCGGTGGTATCCGAGCGCCTCCGCGAGCTGCGCCCGGTCCACGACAGCCTGCACCGCCTCGGCGTCAGTAGAGCCCTCGACAGTGTTGGCCCGGTCAAGAAGGGAGTAACGCATGTCTCCCAACCTAGGCCATCCGGATGATGGACGAACGATGCAGCGGGCGCACACCGTGATGGTGTACGCCCGCTGGCTGCTCCTACTGCGACCCTGACGAGACTTGAACTCGCGACCTCCGCCGTGACAGGGCGGCGCGCTAACCAACTGCGCCACAGGGCCATTATCTGGTTGTACGGAAGACGAATCTTTCGCAGTACTCCCAACGGGATTCGAACCCGTGTTGCCGCCGTGAAAGGGCGGAGTCCTAGGCCACTAGACGATGGGAGCCCTACCTCAAGCAGGAGAGTACACGGCAAACGTGCCCGCTCCTGTTCGGCAGCCCGTTCAGAATAAACTACCGACCACCAATTCGCCAACACGGGGCACAAACACCATGTCAAAGACTATTTCTTCGAGTAGTCCCGGGCGCCGAAGATCGCTGTACCGACGCGGACACATGTCGCACCCTCGGCGATTGCAGTGCGGAAGTCGCCCGACATGCCCATGGACAGTTCCGTCAACAACTCCGGGTCCACCACAGCATCACTGCGCGCACTGTCCAGAATTCCCCGCAACTGGGAGAAACACCGCCGGACCTCACCGATGTCATCGGTGTTCGAGGCCACAGTCATGAAACCACGGACACGGAGACGGTCGCACCGGGACGCTGCAGCGAGGATTGTTCCTACGTCCTGAGGCGCAGCACCCGTTTTCGCATCTTCCCCGGAGGTGTTCACCTGGACCAGGACATCCAGTCTGCGGTCCAGTGGATCAAGCCTGCGCTGCAATGCCTCGGCGAGCCGGACCGAGTCCAGCGCCTGGAATTCATGGGCGTGCTCGGCAATGACCTTCGCTTTGTTGGTCTGCAGGTGGCCGATCGCGATCCACCGCACCGGCAGGTCGGACATCTCGACCGCCTTCCGCTGGACCTCCTGTGGCTTGTTCTCGGCGAACTCGTGCATGCCCGCTGCCACGGCAGAGCGAAGCCGCTCGACGGGGACTGTCTTGCTGACAGGTAGGAGCCGCACCTCCGCCGGGTCCCGTCCTGCCTCCAGCGCCGCGGCGTCGACCTGAGCGCGAACGGCGGCGACAGCGTCCCTGAGGTCGTTCACATCGTCGTGTTCCCCATCGTTGTGCATGTTCACCGAGCCTAGTCGAGCATGCCGCCCGGGTTGCACCTGCGCGGGATCAGAGCCTCAGCACCGGTGCCGCCTTAACCACCGTCTCCTCGTACTCGCCGTCCGGGGTGGACTGGGAGACCACAGCACCACCCACCCCGTAACTCAGACGTGAGAACGATCCGTCTCCGGCGTACTCAGCGACGAGGGTCCGGATCACCACCGAAAGATCGACAGAACCGTCCAACGAAAAGTAACCGATCGCTCCGCTGTAGATCCCGCGCGGCCGGTCTTCAAGGTCCTCGAGAATACGCATCGTCCGTTCCTTCGGTGCTCCGGTCATCGACCCGGGAGGAAACGCAGCGCGGACGGCGTCGGTCCCGTGCAGGCCGGCGCCCAGCTCTGCAGTGACTGTGCTGACCAACTGGTGAACCGTCGCATAGCTCTCTACATTGAAAAGCTCCGGGACGTCGACGGTGCCCGGCGCGGCGACACGTCCGAGATCATGACGAACCAGATCGACGATCATGAGGTTCTCCGCACGGTCTTTCTCGCTGGCCCTGAGTTCAGCACGGATACTCTCATCGATTTCCGCCGTTTCCCCGACCGGTCGGGTTCCCTTGATCGGCGACGAGGTGATCCGTCCTTCCACGTCGACGCTGAGGAACCGCTCCGGAGAGGTCGACATCACCGTCGCACCCGGCAACCGGAGGTAAGCGCCGAACGGAGCCGCGTTGTCACGCCGCAACCGGTGGTAGAGCTCCAGGGTGTCCGGCGGTCCGTCTGTCGGAGTCGCCTCGAGTGTGGTCGTCAGGCAGGCCTCGTAGGTTTCGCCCTCGCCGATCAGTCGTTGAATCTCGCGAACCTTGGCCGCATAACCGGCCCGCTCGTGGAGCCCGACGGCCAGGGATCCGCCACCGGAACGTTCTCGTTGCTCCACAGACAGTCTCCGGACCACACGAGCAACCTCCGCCTGCCACTGCTCGCCGTCGGCCCCCTCCAGCGACAGGAGGCGGACTTCGTCCGTTTCATGGTCGATGACGACAGCCTTGTCGAGGAACAGTAGGCCTGCATCAGGTACCGGGGACGCATGCCGGTTGGCAGCCCCCTCCCCCTGGGAACAGTCACTCTTTACCCCGTACCCGAGGTAACCAACCCAGCCGAGGCGGAAACCACCGGCCACGGACGGGTCGGACGAGCCGTCAGTGATGTTCCACTGCGCAAGATCCGCCTGCATCCAGCTCAGTACGTCATCGTCGGTGACCTCCCGGTGACCGTCCCGCGTGATGTCCAGCGTCCCGGCACCGACGTCGGCGGTGATGACCGTGTCCGAGGCCCCCATGATGCTGAATCTCGCCCGGGGGTCCTGGTCACGGTTCCCGTCCAACCACACCGCATACCGGGAGATGGCGGCGTTCCCGTAAAGGCGGTGAAACAGTTCCTCGGAAAGGAGCCGGGAATCACCACCGGGCAGGGGCACCGTCCGCACCCGCAGACTCCTGATCCTGCCGTGGGCCCGGGTCAGGGCAGCGAAGTTCGCCAGCAGTTCACGACCGTAACTGGACTTCACCGACTCCGGGTGGAACTGCACTCCCCACAGCCGCGCATCGGGCACGCTGAGTCCCATCACCGTCCCGTCCGCACTATGCGCGGAGACCTCGACATGTGGCGGGACATCCGAGACAGCCAGGGAATGGTAGCGCACGACATCAAACGACGTGGGCAGCCCGTGGAACAGGTCACTGCCGTTGTGCTCGATGCGGGAGAGCCGACCGTGCACGGGCTCCGACGCAGGTCCGACCGTCGCCCCGTACATGTGGGCGATCAGCTGGTGGCCGAGGCAGATGCCCAGCACAGGCAGGCCGAGTGCGACGGCGCTGCGAATGACGTCCGTACAGATACCGACATCAGCGGTCTTCAGCGGTGTTCCCGGCCCCGGAGAGATGACCACGTTGTCGACGGTTGCCAGAAGTGTGCCTCCGTCGGACGCCCAACCGTCCCAGTCGTTCGGGACGACGACGGGAGAGACGCCGTTGACCCGGGTGAGGTCATGCACGAGGTTCCAGGTGAAGGAGTCGTGGTTGTCGATGAGCAGCGTTCGGATCACCGGGATCACACTACGTCACGCCAGGGACAGGAAAAGCTTCTCCATCTCGTCTTCCCAGTCTTCCGGAACGTCGCCGTCCTCTGCGTTGAGGCAGTCACGCATACCACCCGAGATGGCCTTGACCCCGGCGCGGTCAAGCGCGCGGGACACGGCGGCGAGCTGGGTGACGATGTCCCGGCACTCGCGGTCGTTCTCGATCATCGTGATGACCCCGTCGAGTTGGCCACGGGCACGCCGCAGTCTCTTCAGAACGGCATCGGAGGTCGGATCGGTGAGTTTCACTGGAAGCTCCTGGAGAGGTCGGATCATGTGAGGGGATACTTTCGTCACTATACCCGCGCCGACACTACGTGTTTCCACCGTCGTCTGACTCTCCGGCCAACGCCAGCCAGGTCTTCACGACGGTGTCCGGGGTCAGCGACATCGATCCGATACCCTGGTCCACCAGCCACTCCGCGAAGCCAGGGTGGTCGGACGGACCCTGCCCGCAGATGCCGACGTACTTGTCGCGCGCCACGCAGGTATCGATGACCGACCCGATAACTTTCAGGACCGCCGGGTTGCGTTCATCGAAGTCATGGGCCACCAGGTCAGAATCGCGGTCGACGCCCAGAACCAGCTGGGTCATGTCATTCGAGCCGATGGAGAAACCGTCGACATGGTCGAGGAACTCATCAGCCAGAAGATAGTTCGACGGCACCTCGCACATCATCACGACCTGCAGCCCGTCCCCCGCCGGATCCGCTGCGCCGGATCCGCGTTCCAACCCGTGGGTCGCCATGACGTCAAGCACGTCCTGTAGTTCGTCCACGGTGCGCACGAAGGGGATCATGATGCGGACATTGGCCAACCCCATCTCCTCTCGGACCCGTCGCAACGCCTCACACTCCAGGGCGAAACAGCCCCGGAAGTCGTCGGAGACATAACGTGCCGCACCCCGGTAGCCGATCATCGGATTCTCCTCCCTGGGCTCGAACTGCTCGCCGGCGAGAAGGTTCGCGTACTCGTTGGTCTTGAAGTCCGACAGTCGCACGATCACCGGATTCGGATCGAATGCCGCCGCGATCGTCGACACGCCTTCAGCCACCCGGCGGATGAAGAATTCCTCCGGGGACGGGTACGCGGCGGTGATCTCGTCGACCTGCGACCGAACGTCGTCGGACAGCGAGTCCGGTTCCAGGAGTGCTCTGGGGTGCACGCCGATCTGACGGTTGATGATGAACTCCATCCGTGCCAGTCCGACCCCCTCATTGGGCAGTGACGAGAACGCGAAAGCCTGGTCCGGGGTGGCGACGTTCATCATCAGCTTCGTCGGAATCTCCGGCATGGCGTCCAGGCGTGTCTCCTTTTCTTCGAAGGCGACAGTCCCGCGGTAGACGCGGCCTGTGTCCCCCTCGGCACACGAGACAGTCACCTCGTCCCCGTCCGGCAGCACGGAGGTTGCGTCACCTGTACCAACGATGGCGGGGATGCCCAGTTCTCGGGCGATGATCGCCGCGTGGCAGGTCCGTCCCCCACGCTCCGTGATGATCGCCGAGGCCCGTTTCATCACCGGTTCCCAGTCCGGGTCGGTGATCTCGGCGACGAGCACGTCGCCGGTATCCATCGTCTCCATGTCACGGATGGAGCGCAGCACCCGTACGGGTCCTGATCCGATACGTTGGCCGATGGACCGGCCCTCCGCCAGAACCTCGGCCGAGTCGGCCGCCGCCCGGTCGATGTCGAACCGGGTCAGGACCTGCCCGTCCTGCCCCCGCCGCGACACCACGGTCTCCGGTCGGGCCTGCAGGATGTAGAGCTGACCGTCCACCCCGTCACGCCCCCACTCAATGTCCATGGGACGTCCGTAATGTTCCTCGATCGCGACGGCGTGGCGGGCCAACGCGGTGACCTCGTCATCGTCGATGGAGAACTGTGCACGGTCGGCGGCGTCGACGTCCTCCCACCGCGTGGCCGAATCGATCCCCGTCCCCTCGGCGTAACGCATCGCGACCGCCTTCTCCCCCACGGTGCGGGAGAGGATGGCGTCCTTACCCGACTTCCCGTCCTTGATCGCGGGCTTGTAGACGTAGAACTCATCGGGATTCACCGCCCCCTGCACCACCGCCTCGCCGAGACCGTAGGACGAGGTAATGAACACCGCGCGGTCGAAACCGGACTCCGTATCCACCGTGAACATCACGCCGGACGCCCCGATGTCAGTGCGCACCATACGTTGGATGCCGGCGGACAGCGCAACGTCAGCGTGCACGAATCCATGGTGAACACGATAGGAGATCGCCCGGTCATTGTAGAGCGAGGCAAAGACGGCCTTCACCGCCTCGAGAAGGTTATCGACACCTCCGATATTGAGGAAGGTCTCCTGTTGACCAGCGAAGGACGCGTCGGGGAGATCTTCGGCCGTGGCGCTGGAACGAACCGCCCAGGTGACCTCGTCCGGACGGGGGTCAGAGGCGACAAGCTCCTCGTAGGCGTCCCGGATGTCGCGCTCCAGCTCCTGCGGGAAAGGCTGCTCCAGGATCCAGCCGCGGATCTGCTCGCCTCGTCGGGAGAGCTCGGTGACGTCATCGATGTCGAGGTCCTCGAGAATCCCCTCAATTTTCTTGTCGAGGTCATTGACGGCGAGGAAATCACGGAATGCGTCGGCGGTGGTGGCGAAACCACCGGGGACACGTACTCCGGCATCGGCAAGATTGACGACCATTTCACCGAGCGAGGCATTCTTGCCGCCAACCTGAGCGACGTCGTCCATGCCGATGTCAGTGAACGCGAGGATAGTGGTCATGGTGGTGTTCCTGTTCCTGTCCGGGGATGGTGGGCCCCTACGGCTGTCGCAGATTCATCCTGGTGAGGATGACACTGGACATCTCCTCAACGCTCATGGCATGGGAATCGACGTAGGGGATCGTGTGGGAGCGGTAGAGCTTCTCCGCCTGTCGCAGTTCCGTACGGCACTGGGAGACACTGGCGTACTGACTGCCAGGCCGGCGTTCCCCCCGGACCTGGCTGAGCCGCTGCACCGTGGTGGTCAGTCCGAACAGTCTGTCCTGGAAAGGAGCGACAGCGTCCGGCAGACGACCGGGGGTGTCGTCGTCGGTCAGTGGATAGTTGGCAACCCGCAGACCGTGCTGCAGTGCCAGGTACATCGCCGTCGGGGTCTTTCCACACCGGGACGGGGCGAGGATAATGAGGTCCGCACTGTCCAGCCCACGGAAACTCGCGGCATCATCATGCTCGATGGTGTACTCCACGGCGTTGATACGGTCGTGGTAGCGGCCGAGGTCGCCGACCCGGTGGTACTCCGTCGCCGTGCCCGTCCGCTCTGCACCCAGGATCTGTTCCAGGTGGGTCAGGTGTGCCCCCAGCAGATCAATCACGTCGCCGGACGCATTCGAGACGATATCCGCGACCGCGGCGTCCCCGATCGTGACGAAGACGATGGGCAATTCGTCGTCCTCCCCCGCGATTGTCGTGACCGCCCGGGCGGCGGCTTCCACGG
The genomic region above belongs to Corynebacterium glyciniphilum AJ 3170 and contains:
- a CDS encoding pyruvate, water dikinase regulatory protein; its protein translation is MSDSTGITAETQGNALLAQFPGFSFRRRVLPFVDSVEAAARAVTTIAGEDDELPIVFVTIGDAAVADIVSNASGDVIDLLGAHLTHLEQILGAERTGTATEYHRVGDLGRYHDRINAVEYTIEHDDAASFRGLDSADLIILAPSRCGKTPTAMYLALQHGLRVANYPLTDDDTPGRLPDAVAPFQDRLFGLTTTVQRLSQVRGERRPGSQYASVSQCRTELRQAEKLYRSHTIPYVDSHAMSVEEMSSVILTRMNLRQP